The following proteins are co-located in the Pirellulales bacterium genome:
- a CDS encoding PTS sugar transporter subunit IIA encodes MADDDFDIERLAAYLHLDRAQVARLADRGKLPGRKVQGVWRFAPAEIHQWLESRIGLSGDEELVQMESILRPPADTANDGVPSIAAMMPLEAMAVPLDARTRGSVIQSLVDIAAQTGLLWDPERMTDAVRAREEMHPTALENGVALLHPRRPMPSILGEAFVAFGRTARGIPFGGKVLTDLFFLIASLDDRGHLRTLARLSRLIGDSDLLAELRSAADARSAHELIESTEARLT; translated from the coding sequence ATGGCCGACGACGATTTTGATATCGAACGCCTGGCCGCCTACTTGCACCTCGACCGTGCGCAGGTCGCGCGGCTTGCCGACCGTGGCAAGCTGCCGGGACGGAAAGTGCAGGGAGTGTGGCGGTTTGCTCCGGCGGAGATCCATCAATGGCTCGAAAGCCGGATCGGACTTTCCGGCGACGAGGAACTGGTGCAAATGGAATCGATCTTGCGTCCGCCGGCCGATACGGCGAACGATGGCGTCCCTTCGATCGCCGCAATGATGCCGCTCGAGGCGATGGCCGTGCCGCTCGACGCCCGCACACGCGGCTCGGTTATCCAATCGCTTGTGGACATTGCCGCACAAACCGGGCTGCTGTGGGATCCGGAGCGGATGACTGACGCGGTGCGCGCTCGCGAGGAAATGCATCCGACGGCCCTGGAAAACGGCGTGGCGCTGTTGCACCCGCGCCGGCCGATGCCGAGTATCCTGGGCGAGGCGTTCGTGGCATTCGGCCGGACGGCGCGTGGCATTCCCTTCGGCGGCAAAGTGCTGACCGATTTATTCTTCTTGATCGCGTCGCTCGACGATCGCGGACATTTGCGCACGCTGGCCCGATTGAGCCGATTGATCGGCGACTCGGACCTGCTCGCGGAATTGCGCTCGGCGGCCGACGCACGTAGCGCACACGAACTGATCGAAAGCACGGAAGCGAGGCTCACATGA
- a CDS encoding ImmA/IrrE family metallo-endopeptidase translates to MLPQFAAEELAAALDAAVADLFKRAGVEQPPVDAVALAKRLGFMLAWDDRQSNRARLVRLAGQPDCGGLSILLKPDPRPERRQWAVAHEIGEYLSPQVFDALAVDPGAAPLVAREKIANLLASRLLLPTDWFAADAAADGWDLLELKQRYHTASHELIARRMLDFSAPVVISIIDQGRLEFRRSNVPGRVPPLCPLERNCWQCVHTQKIPIGPLDSGATSVRGWPIHEPDWRREILRLELSDESGLE, encoded by the coding sequence ATGCTCCCGCAATTCGCCGCTGAAGAACTGGCCGCGGCTCTCGATGCGGCCGTGGCCGACCTGTTCAAACGTGCCGGCGTCGAACAGCCTCCGGTCGATGCCGTGGCATTGGCCAAGCGGCTTGGATTCATGCTCGCCTGGGACGATCGGCAGTCGAATCGGGCACGGTTGGTGCGGCTCGCGGGACAGCCCGATTGCGGCGGACTGTCGATCTTGTTGAAGCCCGACCCCCGGCCGGAGCGGCGGCAATGGGCCGTGGCTCATGAGATCGGCGAATATCTTTCTCCGCAAGTGTTCGACGCGTTGGCCGTCGATCCCGGCGCCGCGCCGCTCGTCGCCCGGGAAAAAATCGCCAATCTGCTTGCCAGCCGGCTGCTGCTGCCGACCGATTGGTTCGCCGCGGACGCTGCCGCGGACGGCTGGGACTTGCTCGAATTGAAACAGCGTTATCACACGGCCAGCCACGAACTGATTGCCAGGCGAATGCTCGATTTTTCCGCGCCGGTCGTGATTTCGATCATCGATCAAGGGCGGCTTGAATTTCGCCGCAGCAATGTGCCCGGCCGAGTGCCGCCGCTTTGTCCACTGGAACGCAATTGTTGGCAGTGCGTCCACACCCAAAAAATTCCAATCGGGCCGCTCGATTCCGGCGCGACAAGCGTGCGCGGCTGGCCAATCCACGAACCCGATTGGCGCCGCGAAATCCTCCGCCTCGAGTTGAGCGATGAATCGGGTCTCGAGTAA
- a CDS encoding DUF1570 domain-containing protein: protein MDSSWPSIERWYAWRLAPAVCALLALAALNVRAFAYPPADAPAANSRPAASEPAIAALDLANMAHWKLEELHLKNGRALPGLIKGEDSGGVDFLEIRRPADRPMFFVMFWHFPIDKIDHLSRLPEADRKLLMARVEAVKNRSRQEDEGQAKIRLEHSGSDDDGVWHYGSETWQTIDHRPWLMLDSTADEETTRRSIVRIEQMFAAYREILPPRTRPIRPLSIKLFGTMREYKDFLKSLDLKVENPAVFIADENQLAVGSELSAYAQQLREVRRRHAELRRDNDRRAAAMPAALAVLRQQLSVGGESASEQKNIIQSYQARWKNEVEQINHHINSAERRNLDQFDLLTAGIFARLFHEAFHAYLENYVYPQRDHDVPRWLNEGLAQIFETGQLEAGTLRLDAPHAERLAMLQADLRSAQPLSLADILNADGREFLVYHPGGASASKTYYLYSWGLAWYLTFRQPVLETVALDRYVDRSAAKLPPVARFEKLVGMPLDQFESRWRAEMLRLK, encoded by the coding sequence ATGGATTCCTCATGGCCATCGATCGAGCGGTGGTATGCATGGCGCCTCGCGCCGGCCGTCTGCGCGCTGTTGGCCCTTGCGGCGTTGAATGTGCGAGCGTTTGCCTATCCGCCTGCCGATGCCCCTGCGGCCAATTCGCGGCCGGCGGCATCGGAGCCCGCCATCGCGGCGCTCGATTTGGCGAATATGGCCCATTGGAAGCTCGAAGAGTTGCATCTGAAGAATGGCCGGGCGTTGCCGGGGCTGATCAAGGGAGAAGATTCCGGGGGGGTCGATTTTCTGGAAATCCGTCGGCCGGCCGACCGGCCGATGTTTTTCGTGATGTTCTGGCATTTTCCGATCGACAAGATCGACCATCTCTCGCGGCTTCCGGAAGCCGATCGAAAGCTGCTGATGGCTCGGGTCGAGGCCGTGAAAAATCGCTCCCGCCAGGAGGATGAAGGGCAAGCCAAGATCCGCTTGGAACATTCCGGCAGCGATGATGATGGCGTATGGCACTATGGCAGCGAAACGTGGCAGACAATCGATCATCGGCCCTGGCTCATGTTGGACAGCACAGCCGATGAAGAAACCACGCGGCGATCGATCGTGCGGATCGAGCAGATGTTCGCGGCCTACCGCGAAATCCTGCCTCCGCGCACGCGCCCGATTCGGCCGCTGTCGATCAAGCTGTTCGGAACGATGCGCGAGTACAAAGATTTTTTGAAATCGCTCGATTTAAAGGTCGAGAACCCGGCCGTGTTCATCGCCGATGAGAATCAATTGGCCGTCGGAAGCGAACTGTCGGCCTATGCCCAGCAGTTGCGCGAGGTGCGCCGCCGGCACGCGGAATTGCGCCGCGACAACGATCGCCGTGCCGCTGCGATGCCCGCCGCATTGGCGGTGCTGCGGCAGCAATTGTCTGTCGGCGGCGAATCGGCGAGCGAGCAAAAAAACATCATCCAGTCGTACCAAGCACGGTGGAAAAACGAAGTCGAGCAGATCAACCATCACATCAACTCGGCCGAGCGGCGGAATCTCGATCAATTCGACCTATTGACGGCGGGCATTTTCGCGCGCTTGTTTCACGAAGCGTTTCACGCGTATCTGGAAAACTACGTCTATCCGCAGCGCGACCACGATGTGCCGCGCTGGCTGAATGAAGGTCTGGCTCAGATTTTTGAAACCGGACAACTTGAGGCGGGAACATTGCGGCTCGATGCTCCCCACGCCGAGAGGCTGGCCATGTTGCAGGCCGATCTACGCAGCGCGCAACCGCTGTCGCTGGCCGACATTTTGAATGCCGACGGTCGCGAGTTCCTTGTCTACCATCCGGGCGGCGCCTCCGCCTCGAAGACGTATTACTTGTATTCCTGGGGGCTGGCCTGGTATTTGACGTTCCGCCAACCCGTCTTGGAAACGGTCGCCCTCGACCGCTACGTCGATCGCTCGGCGGCGAAGCTGCCGCCGGTCGCCCGGTTCGAAAAACTCGTCGGAATGCCGCTCGACCAGTTCGAGTCTCGCTGGCGTGCGGAGATGCTGCGGCTCAAGTGA
- a CDS encoding HD domain-containing protein: MSTKTIASGKALSIVPLSDLTHGQEADLFALLSSKEELTTRDGKPYFKITFRDHARELSFPIWNDSTWSVECRERWRAGIFYKLRAVYRDTNFGPQLDIKKIRETVEADAADGFDPLACQKRSRFDPGAMFDDLTALVWDRISDAALRSLVIDILAGNREQLTRLPAATRNHHAYVGGWIEHVLSVTRSAAFLADKYDELYPEMQPRLDKGLVVAGAALHDIGKLREYRQEPQGAVYSAEGALIGHILQGRDIVREAAVGRDLPAEILLRLEHIIVAHQRLPEWGSPKPPMTPEALLVHYADDLDAKYQMMFQALHDDATPGPLTSKKNQLFQQVYRGS, encoded by the coding sequence GTGTCTACGAAAACCATCGCGTCTGGCAAGGCGCTTTCGATCGTGCCGCTTTCCGACCTCACGCACGGACAGGAAGCCGATCTATTCGCGCTTCTCTCAAGCAAGGAAGAACTGACGACGCGCGACGGAAAGCCGTATTTCAAAATCACGTTTCGCGACCATGCCCGCGAACTCAGCTTTCCGATCTGGAATGATTCGACGTGGTCCGTCGAATGCCGCGAGCGCTGGCGCGCCGGAATTTTCTACAAGCTCCGGGCCGTCTATCGCGACACGAATTTCGGCCCGCAACTCGATATCAAGAAAATCCGCGAAACGGTCGAAGCCGACGCGGCCGACGGTTTCGATCCGCTCGCGTGCCAAAAGCGATCGCGATTCGATCCTGGGGCGATGTTCGACGATTTGACGGCTTTGGTCTGGGATCGAATTTCCGACGCCGCGCTCCGCAGCCTCGTGATCGATATCCTGGCCGGCAATCGCGAGCAACTCACGCGGCTGCCGGCCGCCACGCGGAACCATCATGCCTATGTCGGCGGTTGGATCGAGCATGTGCTCAGCGTCACGCGCTCGGCCGCCTTCCTTGCGGATAAGTACGACGAACTATATCCGGAGATGCAACCGCGGCTGGACAAGGGGCTGGTCGTCGCGGGGGCCGCGCTGCACGACATCGGCAAGCTGCGCGAATATCGGCAAGAGCCGCAAGGGGCCGTCTATTCGGCCGAAGGGGCCCTGATCGGCCACATTCTGCAAGGCCGCGATATCGTTCGCGAAGCGGCGGTCGGCCGCGATTTGCCCGCCGAAATACTGTTGCGGCTCGAACACATCATCGTCGCGCACCAGCGACTGCCGGAATGGGGGTCGCCCAAACCGCCGATGACGCCCGAGGCGCTCCTGGTTCACTATGCCGACGATTTGGATGCGAAATATCAGATGATGTTTCAAGCGCTGCACGACGACGCGACGCCGGGGCCGCTAACATCGAAGAAGAACCAGCTTTTTCAGCAAGTCTATCGCGGCTCGTAG
- a CDS encoding DUF4337 family protein, with protein sequence MEIPIEQVHEHIHHAAHHSEEQWVGMVALSTAILAGLAAIASLLSGLNANTSIRETVKASDQWSYYQAKNVKATILQMKIDMLTSLDRPVPKGDQAEVDKEKKKMAKIQDDANELGRSADERFERHETLAPSVTWFQVAVAVSAIAVLTKRRWFWYLSLVFGAIALGYLIWGETFVYREVEGGKEEAKPKAKASAQLFPGGNSANAASIKLAVEGCRFDCLRS encoded by the coding sequence ATGGAAATCCCAATCGAGCAAGTGCACGAACACATCCACCACGCCGCTCACCACTCGGAAGAGCAATGGGTGGGCATGGTCGCATTGAGCACGGCAATCTTGGCCGGACTCGCCGCAATCGCCTCGCTTCTTAGCGGACTGAATGCGAACACGTCGATTCGCGAAACCGTGAAGGCCAGCGATCAATGGTCGTATTACCAAGCCAAAAATGTCAAAGCCACTATTCTTCAAATGAAGATCGACATGCTGACATCGCTCGACCGACCCGTTCCGAAGGGAGATCAAGCCGAAGTCGACAAAGAAAAAAAGAAGATGGCGAAGATTCAAGACGATGCCAACGAACTGGGGCGCTCGGCCGACGAACGGTTCGAGCGGCACGAAACACTGGCCCCCAGCGTGACTTGGTTTCAGGTCGCCGTAGCCGTGTCCGCCATCGCCGTGCTGACCAAGCGGCGGTGGTTCTGGTATCTAAGTCTCGTGTTCGGCGCCATCGCCTTGGGCTATTTGATTTGGGGCGAAACGTTCGTCTACCGGGAAGTCGAGGGAGGGAAGGAAGAAGCCAAGCCGAAGGCGAAAGCATCCGCCCAGTTATTCCCCGGGGGAAATTCGGCGAATGCAGCCAGCATCAAATTGGCCGTCGAAGGTTGCCGGTTCGATTGCTTACGATCCTGA
- a CDS encoding DUF4328 domain-containing protein — protein sequence MDEDYNPFQSPESPPPPYLVPQALFRRRGPRFASAHARAVFAMLGLGTNVLADVVCILLYARQYDVLDQRQHGVKFVFAALIADDHRVATCEYVKVVFFYMAVVAFLMWLHRAYRNLSALGAPVLSGSPAWAVGSYFVPFVQFVIPYTMMAEVWRYSYPAQLGAIRKSTSPLVGIWWAAFLLRFAAIIYVRMSVAERASHPTFDELKAITLAAMITYAIDLAAAALAIALVFWISRNQEATHHLIVEQAQQSPSAEPDAYSPF from the coding sequence GTGGACGAGGACTACAATCCGTTTCAAAGCCCGGAATCGCCGCCGCCGCCGTACCTCGTGCCACAAGCCCTCTTCCGCCGGCGTGGACCGCGCTTTGCCTCGGCGCATGCGCGGGCGGTCTTCGCGATGCTCGGCCTCGGAACGAATGTGCTTGCCGACGTCGTCTGCATCCTGCTTTACGCCCGGCAATACGACGTGTTGGACCAGCGGCAGCATGGCGTAAAGTTCGTTTTCGCCGCACTTATCGCCGATGACCATCGCGTGGCCACATGCGAATACGTTAAGGTCGTATTCTTTTACATGGCCGTCGTCGCGTTTCTGATGTGGCTGCACCGTGCGTATCGCAATCTTTCCGCGCTCGGGGCACCCGTTCTATCGGGTTCGCCGGCCTGGGCGGTCGGGTCGTATTTCGTGCCGTTTGTGCAGTTTGTCATTCCGTACACGATGATGGCCGAGGTTTGGCGCTACAGCTATCCGGCGCAGCTCGGCGCGATCCGCAAATCGACTTCGCCGCTGGTCGGAATTTGGTGGGCCGCATTCCTGTTGCGATTTGCAGCGATCATCTATGTGCGAATGTCGGTCGCCGAGCGCGCCTCACACCCGACGTTCGATGAATTGAAGGCCATCACGCTGGCCGCCATGATTACTTACGCCATCGATCTTGCCGCCGCCGCTCTGGCGATTGCGCTCGTCTTTTGGATCAGCAGGAACCAGGAAGCGACGCACCATCTCATCGTCGAACAAGCCCAACAATCGCCGTCGGCGGAACCGGATGCATATTCGCCCTTCTGA
- a CDS encoding cold shock domain-containing protein, producing the protein MPAGTIKKLVHDKGFGFIATSDGTDVFFHHSAVADRQFDNLEEGQSVEYTVEQGGGPKGKGPRAASVTPQ; encoded by the coding sequence ATGCCGGCAGGTACGATTAAGAAGTTGGTCCACGACAAAGGTTTTGGCTTCATTGCCACGAGTGATGGAACCGACGTGTTCTTTCATCACTCGGCCGTCGCTGATCGCCAGTTCGACAACCTCGAAGAAGGGCAATCGGTCGAATACACCGTCGAACAAGGCGGCGGGCCGAAGGGCAAGGGTCCGCGGGCCGCGTCTGTAACCCCGCAGTAA
- a CDS encoding sulfatase-like hydrolase/transferase encodes MNFSPPHNIVVLVLDRLSCGFLGAYGNSWIQTPNFDRLAAEGFLFDRAVIDSPQTDRLYRSYWQGWHALAQHTHAARSQPALPRQLADAGYHTALLADEAWIIDHPAAGAFARRELILPPLDPDANRLAASVEETHLASFFSAAINELAAATAPFCLWLHTASLGQLWDAPPELRDQYRDEDDPPPSDVSDVPDRWLPTGFDPDELLATVHAYAGQISLLDLVVGELLDAIDRHPSAPDTLLAVVSARGFSLGEHDRVGPCDEPLYAELTHVPLIIRLPAGHGASDRTQALVQPADLHPTFLDWCGQAVGDSDSPVRGKSLLPIIDRRAESVRDRACTSGLREERAIVTPAWSMRLISHASEETGNTRATRRMDQMAASVDVAASLELFAKPDDWFEVNEVGDRCGEVASDMEQALHQFEQAAQAEASAELPPLPPALLSGIE; translated from the coding sequence ATGAACTTCTCTCCGCCACACAACATTGTCGTCCTCGTTTTGGATCGGCTGAGCTGCGGATTTCTCGGGGCGTACGGCAATAGCTGGATCCAGACTCCCAATTTCGATCGGCTCGCGGCGGAAGGATTTTTGTTCGATCGCGCCGTGATCGATTCGCCCCAGACCGACCGATTGTATCGTTCTTATTGGCAGGGCTGGCACGCGCTGGCGCAGCACACCCATGCCGCCCGCTCGCAGCCGGCGCTGCCTCGGCAATTGGCCGATGCCGGTTACCACACGGCTCTGCTGGCGGATGAGGCTTGGATCATCGATCATCCGGCAGCCGGCGCCTTTGCGCGCCGCGAACTCATCCTTCCGCCACTCGACCCCGACGCAAACCGTCTGGCTGCGTCGGTCGAGGAAACGCATCTGGCGAGTTTCTTTTCGGCGGCGATCAACGAATTGGCCGCGGCCACGGCGCCGTTTTGCCTGTGGCTACACACGGCTTCGCTCGGCCAACTTTGGGATGCGCCGCCAGAACTTCGCGATCAATATCGCGACGAAGACGATCCGCCGCCGAGCGACGTGTCGGATGTTCCCGATCGCTGGTTGCCGACGGGCTTCGATCCCGACGAGCTGTTGGCGACCGTCCATGCTTACGCCGGGCAAATTTCGTTGTTGGATCTCGTTGTCGGCGAATTGCTCGACGCGATTGACCGGCACCCTTCCGCTCCCGACACATTGCTGGCCGTGGTTTCCGCTCGCGGATTTTCCTTGGGCGAGCACGATCGCGTCGGACCATGCGACGAGCCGCTCTACGCCGAGCTGACACACGTTCCACTGATTATCCGTCTTCCCGCTGGCCACGGCGCCAGCGATCGCACCCAAGCCTTGGTGCAACCAGCCGACTTGCACCCGACGTTCCTCGATTGGTGCGGGCAGGCCGTCGGCGATTCTGATTCGCCGGTCCGCGGTAAGAGTTTATTGCCGATCATCGATCGGCGCGCGGAAAGCGTCCGCGATCGTGCTTGCACGAGCGGCTTACGCGAGGAGCGAGCGATTGTCACCCCGGCCTGGTCGATGCGATTAATTTCCCATGCAAGCGAGGAAACCGGCAACACGCGAGCTACCAGACGCATGGATCAGATGGCTGCTAGCGTCGACGTTGCTGCAAGCTTGGAATTGTTCGCCAAGCCCGACGATTGGTTCGAGGTGAACGAAGTCGGCGACCGCTGCGGCGAGGTCGCAAGCGACATGGAGCAAGCATTGCACCAATTCGAGCAGGCAGCGCAAGCGGAAGCCTCTGCCGAATTGCCCCCTTTACCGCCAGCCTTGCTCTCCGGCATCGAATAA